In Ochotona princeps isolate mOchPri1 chromosome 22, mOchPri1.hap1, whole genome shotgun sequence, the following are encoded in one genomic region:
- the NDUFAF5 gene encoding arginine-hydroxylase NDUFAF5, mitochondrial — protein MFGGDTLYELRCSLQLAETEREGGFSPHVSPFTAVNDLGHLLGRAGFNTLTVDTDEIQVNYPGMFELMEDLQGMGESNCSWNRKALLHRDTMLAAAAVYREMYGNEDGSVPATYQIYYMIGWKYHESQARPAERGSATVSFGELGKINHLMSQEKKPQ, from the exons ATGTTTGGCGGCGACACTCTGTACGAGCTTCGGTGTTCTTTGCAGTTAGCAGAAACGGAGAGAGAAGGCGGCTTTTCTCCCCACGTTTCACCTTTCACGGCGGTCAATGACCTGGGACATCTGCTCGGGAGAGCTGGCTTCAACACACTGACCGTG GACACTGATGAAATTCAAGTTAACTATCCTGGAATGTTTGAGCTAATGGAAGATCTGCAAG GTATGGGGGAAAGTAACTGTTCTTGGAATAGGAAAGCGCTGCTGCACCGAGACACGATGCTGGCGGCGGCAGCTGTGTACCGAG AAATGTACGGAAATGAGGATGGCTCTGTACCTGCCACATATCAGATTTACTACATGATAGGATGGAAATACCATGAGTCACAG gctAGACCAGCTGAAAGAGGTTCTGCAACAGTGTCATTTGGAGAACTGGGAAAGATAAACCATCTCATGTCACAGGAGAAAAAaccacaataa